A window of Lepidochelys kempii isolate rLepKem1 chromosome 1, rLepKem1.hap2, whole genome shotgun sequence contains these coding sequences:
- the USP5 gene encoding ubiquitin carboxyl-terminal hydrolase 5 isoform X1 has product MAELSEALLSVLPVIRVPKAGDRVHKEECAFSFDTPESDGGLYICMNTFLGFGKQYVEKYYGKTGHRVYLHLRRTRKLKEEDSSSSAGDPPRKKPTRLAIGIEGGFDIPEEKFEYDEDIKIVIFPEHLEIPRDGLEGLPDMVQDRIASAVEAILTADSASRKQEVQAWDGEVRRVSKHAFSLHQLQNSVRIPPCGWKCNKCDMRENLWLNMTDGSILCGRRYFDGSGGNNHAVEHYRETGYPLAVKLGTITPDGADVYSYDEDDMVLDPSLAEHLAHFGIDMLKMQKTDKTMTELEIDMNQRIGEWELIQESGVQLKPLYGPGYTGIRNLGNSCYLNSVVQVLFSIPDFQRKYVDKLEKIFQSAPSDPTQDFSTQVAKLGHGLLSGEYSKPGSGDGEQQLDQNQKGMQDGIAPRMFKSLIGKGHPEFSTNRQQDAQEFFLHFINMVERNCRSSENPNEVFRFLVEEKLKCLATEKVKYTQRVDYIMQLPVPMDAALNKDELLEYEERKHQAEEEKQPLPELVRAKVPFNSCLEAYGAPEQVDDFWSTALQAKSVALKTTRFASFPDYLVIQIKKFTFGLDWVPKKLDVSIEMPEELDISALRGTGLQAGEEEMPDIAPPLVTPDEPKGSLGFYGNEDDDSFCSPHFSSPTSPMLDESVIIQLVEMGFPMDACRKAVYYTGNSGAEAAMNWIMSHMDDPDFANPLVLSGSSGPSSTIICPDPPSEDSVATIVSMGFSRDQAMKALRATSNSLERAVDWIFSHIDDLDAEAAMDISEGRSAAESISESVPVGPKVRDGPGKYQLFAFISHMGTSTMCGHYVCHIKKDGRWVIYNDQKVCASEKPPKDLGYIYFYQRIPS; this is encoded by the exons ATGGCGGAGCTGAGTGAGGCGTTGCTGTCGGTGCTGCCGGTCATCCGCGTGCCCAAGGCTGGGGACCGGGTCCATAAGGAGGAATGCGCCTTTTCCTTCGATACACCG GAGTCAGATGGGGGGCTGTATATTTGTATGAACACGTTCCTGGGCTTTGGGAAGCAATATGTAGAGAAGTACTATGGGAAAACAGGCCATCGGGTCTATCTGCACCTCAGGAGAACACGCAAGCTG AAGGAGGAAGACAGTAGCTCCAGTGCTGGAGATCCCCCCAGGAAGAAACCCACCCGCTTAGCTATTG GCATAGAAGGTGGGTTTGACATCCCAGAGGAGAAGTTTGAATATGATGAAGACATAAAAATAGTTATTTTCCCAGAGCACCTGGAGATCCCACGGGATGGGCTGGAGGGGCTGCCAGACATGGTCCAAGACAGG ATTGCCAGTGCGGTTGAGGCTATCCTGACAGCAGATTCAGCCTCGCGGAAGCAGGAGGTGCAGGCATGGGACGGAGAAGTTCGGCGTGTTTCCAAACATGCTTTCTCCCTGCACCAGCTACAGAACAGTGTCCGCATCCCTCCGTG TGGCTGGAAATGCAACAAGTGCGACATGCGTGAGAACCTGTGGCTCAACATGACTGATGGATCCATCCTGTGTGGCCGGCGCTACTTTGATGGCAGTGGCGGCAACAACCACGCAGTTGAGCATTATCGGGAGACTGGCTACCCGTTGGCTGTGAAACTGGGAACCATCACCCCCGATGGGGCTG ATGTTTACTCCTATGATGAGGATGATATGGTGTTGGATCCTAGCCTGGCTGAACATCTGGCTCACTTTGGGATTGACATGCTCAAGATGCAGAAG ACAGACAAGACAATGACTGAGCTGGAGATTGACATGAATCAGCGCATTGGGGAGTGGGAGCTGATCCAGGAGTCTGGGGTGCAGCTCAAACCCCTTTATGGCCCTGGTTACACTGGCATCCGAAACCTGGGCAATAGTTGCTACCTCAATTCTGTGGTGCAGGTGCTGTTCAGCATCCCTGACTTCCAGAGAAA GTATGTGGACAAGCTGGAGAAGATATTCCAAAGTGCTCCCTCAGACCCCACGCAGGACTTCAGCACACAAGT AGCCAAGTTGGGCCATGGGCTACTCTCTGGGGAGTATTCGAAGCCAGGCTCTGGAGATGGGGAACAGCAACTGGACCAGAACCAGAAG GGCATGCAGGATGGCATTGCTCCACGCATGTTTAAATCTCTCATTGGCAAAGGGCACCCAGAATTCTCCACCAATAGGCAGCAAGATGCCCAGGAGTTCTTCCTGCATTTCATCAACATGGTGGAG AGGAACTGCCGCAGCTCAGAGAATCCCAATGAGGTCTTCCGTTTCCTGGTGGAGGAGAAGCTCAAGTGCCTGGCCACAGAGAAGGTGAAATACACCCAGCGTGTGGACTATATTATGCAGCTGCCCGTGCCCATGGATGCTGCACTCAACAAAG ATGAGCTGCTGGAATATGAGGAGAGGAAGCACCAGGCAGAAGAGGAAAAGCAGCCACTGCCTGAACTGGTCCGAGCCAAGGTGCCTTTCAACTCCTGTCTAGAGGCCTATGGGGCTCCAGAGCAGGTGGATGACTTCTGGAGCACAGCCTTGCAGGCCAAGTCTGTGGCTCTCAA GACAACCCGGTTTGCCTCCTTCCCAGACTATCTGGTGATCCAGATCAAGAAATTCACTTTTGGCCTGGATTGGGTACCCAAAAAGCTCG ATGTCTCTATCGAAATGCCAGAGGAGCTGGACATCTCTGCGCTGCGGGGGACAGGGCTGCAAGCTGGTGAGGAGGAGATGCCAGACATCGCACCTCCACTGGTGACGCCAGACGAGCCCAAAGGTAGCCTGGGGTTCTATGGCAACGAGGACGACGACTCCTTCTGCTCCCCTCACTTCTCCTCTCCAACAT CCCCCATGTTGGATGAGTCAGTGATTatccagctggtggagatggGCTTTCCCATGGATGCCTGCCGCAAAGCTGTGTACTACACAGGGAACAGCGGGGCTGAGGCTGCCATGAACTGGATCATGTCGCACATGGATGATCCAG ATTTTGCCAACCCTCTGGTTCTTTCTGGATCTAGTGGACCAAGTTCCACCATCATCTGTCCAGACCCCCCTTCAGAAGATAGCGTGGCCACCATTGTCTCCATGGGCTTCTCCCGAGATCAGGCTATGAAAGCCCTAAGAGCCACG AGTAACAGTCTGGAGCGGGCTGTGGACTGGATCTTCAGTCACATTGATGACCTGGATGCAGAGGCTGCCATGGACATCTCAGAGGGGCGCTCAGCAGCTGAGTCCATCTCTGAATCTGTCCCTGTGGGTCCCAAAGTGCGCGATGGACCTGGAA AGTATCAGCTTTTTGCCTTCATCAGCCACATGGGCACTTCCACCATGTGTGGCCATTATGTCTGCCACATCAAAAAGGATGGCAG GTGGGTGATTTACAATGACCAGAAAGTCTGCGCCTCTGAGAAGCCACCCAAGGATCTCGGTTACATCTACTTCTATCAGCGGATTCCC
- the USP5 gene encoding ubiquitin carboxyl-terminal hydrolase 5 isoform X5: MAELSEALLSVLPVIRVPKAGDRVHKEECAFSFDTPKEEDSSSSAGDPPRKKPTRLAIGIEGGFDIPEEKFEYDEDIKIVIFPEHLEIPRDGLEGLPDMVQDRIASAVEAILTADSASRKQEVQAWDGEVRRVSKHAFSLHQLQNSVRIPPCGWKCNKCDMRENLWLNMTDGSILCGRRYFDGSGGNNHAVEHYRETGYPLAVKLGTITPDGADVYSYDEDDMVLDPSLAEHLAHFGIDMLKMQKTDKTMTELEIDMNQRIGEWELIQESGVQLKPLYGPGYTGIRNLGNSCYLNSVVQVLFSIPDFQRKYVDKLEKIFQSAPSDPTQDFSTQVAKLGHGLLSGEYSKPGSGDGEQQLDQNQKGMQDGIAPRMFKSLIGKGHPEFSTNRQQDAQEFFLHFINMVERNCRSSENPNEVFRFLVEEKLKCLATEKVKYTQRVDYIMQLPVPMDAALNKDELLEYEERKHQAEEEKQPLPELVRAKVPFNSCLEAYGAPEQVDDFWSTALQAKSVALKTTRFASFPDYLVIQIKKFTFGLDWVPKKLDVSIEMPEELDISALRGTGLQAGEEEMPDIAPPLVTPDEPKAPMLDESVIIQLVEMGFPMDACRKAVYYTGNSGAEAAMNWIMSHMDDPDFANPLVLSGSSGPSSTIICPDPPSEDSVATIVSMGFSRDQAMKALRATSNSLERAVDWIFSHIDDLDAEAAMDISEGRSAAESISESVPVGPKVRDGPGKYQLFAFISHMGTSTMCGHYVCHIKKDGRWVIYNDQKVCASEKPPKDLGYIYFYQRIPS, translated from the exons ATGGCGGAGCTGAGTGAGGCGTTGCTGTCGGTGCTGCCGGTCATCCGCGTGCCCAAGGCTGGGGACCGGGTCCATAAGGAGGAATGCGCCTTTTCCTTCGATACACCG AAGGAGGAAGACAGTAGCTCCAGTGCTGGAGATCCCCCCAGGAAGAAACCCACCCGCTTAGCTATTG GCATAGAAGGTGGGTTTGACATCCCAGAGGAGAAGTTTGAATATGATGAAGACATAAAAATAGTTATTTTCCCAGAGCACCTGGAGATCCCACGGGATGGGCTGGAGGGGCTGCCAGACATGGTCCAAGACAGG ATTGCCAGTGCGGTTGAGGCTATCCTGACAGCAGATTCAGCCTCGCGGAAGCAGGAGGTGCAGGCATGGGACGGAGAAGTTCGGCGTGTTTCCAAACATGCTTTCTCCCTGCACCAGCTACAGAACAGTGTCCGCATCCCTCCGTG TGGCTGGAAATGCAACAAGTGCGACATGCGTGAGAACCTGTGGCTCAACATGACTGATGGATCCATCCTGTGTGGCCGGCGCTACTTTGATGGCAGTGGCGGCAACAACCACGCAGTTGAGCATTATCGGGAGACTGGCTACCCGTTGGCTGTGAAACTGGGAACCATCACCCCCGATGGGGCTG ATGTTTACTCCTATGATGAGGATGATATGGTGTTGGATCCTAGCCTGGCTGAACATCTGGCTCACTTTGGGATTGACATGCTCAAGATGCAGAAG ACAGACAAGACAATGACTGAGCTGGAGATTGACATGAATCAGCGCATTGGGGAGTGGGAGCTGATCCAGGAGTCTGGGGTGCAGCTCAAACCCCTTTATGGCCCTGGTTACACTGGCATCCGAAACCTGGGCAATAGTTGCTACCTCAATTCTGTGGTGCAGGTGCTGTTCAGCATCCCTGACTTCCAGAGAAA GTATGTGGACAAGCTGGAGAAGATATTCCAAAGTGCTCCCTCAGACCCCACGCAGGACTTCAGCACACAAGT AGCCAAGTTGGGCCATGGGCTACTCTCTGGGGAGTATTCGAAGCCAGGCTCTGGAGATGGGGAACAGCAACTGGACCAGAACCAGAAG GGCATGCAGGATGGCATTGCTCCACGCATGTTTAAATCTCTCATTGGCAAAGGGCACCCAGAATTCTCCACCAATAGGCAGCAAGATGCCCAGGAGTTCTTCCTGCATTTCATCAACATGGTGGAG AGGAACTGCCGCAGCTCAGAGAATCCCAATGAGGTCTTCCGTTTCCTGGTGGAGGAGAAGCTCAAGTGCCTGGCCACAGAGAAGGTGAAATACACCCAGCGTGTGGACTATATTATGCAGCTGCCCGTGCCCATGGATGCTGCACTCAACAAAG ATGAGCTGCTGGAATATGAGGAGAGGAAGCACCAGGCAGAAGAGGAAAAGCAGCCACTGCCTGAACTGGTCCGAGCCAAGGTGCCTTTCAACTCCTGTCTAGAGGCCTATGGGGCTCCAGAGCAGGTGGATGACTTCTGGAGCACAGCCTTGCAGGCCAAGTCTGTGGCTCTCAA GACAACCCGGTTTGCCTCCTTCCCAGACTATCTGGTGATCCAGATCAAGAAATTCACTTTTGGCCTGGATTGGGTACCCAAAAAGCTCG ATGTCTCTATCGAAATGCCAGAGGAGCTGGACATCTCTGCGCTGCGGGGGACAGGGCTGCAAGCTGGTGAGGAGGAGATGCCAGACATCGCACCTCCACTGGTGACGCCAGACGAGCCCAAAG CCCCCATGTTGGATGAGTCAGTGATTatccagctggtggagatggGCTTTCCCATGGATGCCTGCCGCAAAGCTGTGTACTACACAGGGAACAGCGGGGCTGAGGCTGCCATGAACTGGATCATGTCGCACATGGATGATCCAG ATTTTGCCAACCCTCTGGTTCTTTCTGGATCTAGTGGACCAAGTTCCACCATCATCTGTCCAGACCCCCCTTCAGAAGATAGCGTGGCCACCATTGTCTCCATGGGCTTCTCCCGAGATCAGGCTATGAAAGCCCTAAGAGCCACG AGTAACAGTCTGGAGCGGGCTGTGGACTGGATCTTCAGTCACATTGATGACCTGGATGCAGAGGCTGCCATGGACATCTCAGAGGGGCGCTCAGCAGCTGAGTCCATCTCTGAATCTGTCCCTGTGGGTCCCAAAGTGCGCGATGGACCTGGAA AGTATCAGCTTTTTGCCTTCATCAGCCACATGGGCACTTCCACCATGTGTGGCCATTATGTCTGCCACATCAAAAAGGATGGCAG GTGGGTGATTTACAATGACCAGAAAGTCTGCGCCTCTGAGAAGCCACCCAAGGATCTCGGTTACATCTACTTCTATCAGCGGATTCCC
- the USP5 gene encoding ubiquitin carboxyl-terminal hydrolase 5 isoform X2, translating into MAELSEALLSVLPVIRVPKAGDRVHKEECAFSFDTPESDGGLYICMNTFLGFGKQYVEKYYGKTGHRVYLHLRRTRKLKEEDSSSSAGDPPRKKPTRLAIGIEGGFDIPEEKFEYDEDIKIVIFPEHLEIPRDGLEGLPDMVQDRIASAVEAILTADSASRKQEVQAWDGEVRRVSKHAFSLHQLQNSVRIPPCGWKCNKCDMRENLWLNMTDGSILCGRRYFDGSGGNNHAVEHYRETGYPLAVKLGTITPDGADVYSYDEDDMVLDPSLAEHLAHFGIDMLKMQKTDKTMTELEIDMNQRIGEWELIQESGVQLKPLYGPGYTGIRNLGNSCYLNSVVQVLFSIPDFQRKYVDKLEKIFQSAPSDPTQDFSTQVAKLGHGLLSGEYSKPGSGDGEQQLDQNQKGMQDGIAPRMFKSLIGKGHPEFSTNRQQDAQEFFLHFINMVERNCRSSENPNEVFRFLVEEKLKCLATEKVKYTQRVDYIMQLPVPMDAALNKDELLEYEERKHQAEEEKQPLPELVRAKVPFNSCLEAYGAPEQVDDFWSTALQAKSVALKTTRFASFPDYLVIQIKKFTFGLDWVPKKLDVSIEMPEELDISALRGTGLQAGEEEMPDIAPPLVTPDEPKAPMLDESVIIQLVEMGFPMDACRKAVYYTGNSGAEAAMNWIMSHMDDPDFANPLVLSGSSGPSSTIICPDPPSEDSVATIVSMGFSRDQAMKALRATSNSLERAVDWIFSHIDDLDAEAAMDISEGRSAAESISESVPVGPKVRDGPGKYQLFAFISHMGTSTMCGHYVCHIKKDGRWVIYNDQKVCASEKPPKDLGYIYFYQRIPS; encoded by the exons ATGGCGGAGCTGAGTGAGGCGTTGCTGTCGGTGCTGCCGGTCATCCGCGTGCCCAAGGCTGGGGACCGGGTCCATAAGGAGGAATGCGCCTTTTCCTTCGATACACCG GAGTCAGATGGGGGGCTGTATATTTGTATGAACACGTTCCTGGGCTTTGGGAAGCAATATGTAGAGAAGTACTATGGGAAAACAGGCCATCGGGTCTATCTGCACCTCAGGAGAACACGCAAGCTG AAGGAGGAAGACAGTAGCTCCAGTGCTGGAGATCCCCCCAGGAAGAAACCCACCCGCTTAGCTATTG GCATAGAAGGTGGGTTTGACATCCCAGAGGAGAAGTTTGAATATGATGAAGACATAAAAATAGTTATTTTCCCAGAGCACCTGGAGATCCCACGGGATGGGCTGGAGGGGCTGCCAGACATGGTCCAAGACAGG ATTGCCAGTGCGGTTGAGGCTATCCTGACAGCAGATTCAGCCTCGCGGAAGCAGGAGGTGCAGGCATGGGACGGAGAAGTTCGGCGTGTTTCCAAACATGCTTTCTCCCTGCACCAGCTACAGAACAGTGTCCGCATCCCTCCGTG TGGCTGGAAATGCAACAAGTGCGACATGCGTGAGAACCTGTGGCTCAACATGACTGATGGATCCATCCTGTGTGGCCGGCGCTACTTTGATGGCAGTGGCGGCAACAACCACGCAGTTGAGCATTATCGGGAGACTGGCTACCCGTTGGCTGTGAAACTGGGAACCATCACCCCCGATGGGGCTG ATGTTTACTCCTATGATGAGGATGATATGGTGTTGGATCCTAGCCTGGCTGAACATCTGGCTCACTTTGGGATTGACATGCTCAAGATGCAGAAG ACAGACAAGACAATGACTGAGCTGGAGATTGACATGAATCAGCGCATTGGGGAGTGGGAGCTGATCCAGGAGTCTGGGGTGCAGCTCAAACCCCTTTATGGCCCTGGTTACACTGGCATCCGAAACCTGGGCAATAGTTGCTACCTCAATTCTGTGGTGCAGGTGCTGTTCAGCATCCCTGACTTCCAGAGAAA GTATGTGGACAAGCTGGAGAAGATATTCCAAAGTGCTCCCTCAGACCCCACGCAGGACTTCAGCACACAAGT AGCCAAGTTGGGCCATGGGCTACTCTCTGGGGAGTATTCGAAGCCAGGCTCTGGAGATGGGGAACAGCAACTGGACCAGAACCAGAAG GGCATGCAGGATGGCATTGCTCCACGCATGTTTAAATCTCTCATTGGCAAAGGGCACCCAGAATTCTCCACCAATAGGCAGCAAGATGCCCAGGAGTTCTTCCTGCATTTCATCAACATGGTGGAG AGGAACTGCCGCAGCTCAGAGAATCCCAATGAGGTCTTCCGTTTCCTGGTGGAGGAGAAGCTCAAGTGCCTGGCCACAGAGAAGGTGAAATACACCCAGCGTGTGGACTATATTATGCAGCTGCCCGTGCCCATGGATGCTGCACTCAACAAAG ATGAGCTGCTGGAATATGAGGAGAGGAAGCACCAGGCAGAAGAGGAAAAGCAGCCACTGCCTGAACTGGTCCGAGCCAAGGTGCCTTTCAACTCCTGTCTAGAGGCCTATGGGGCTCCAGAGCAGGTGGATGACTTCTGGAGCACAGCCTTGCAGGCCAAGTCTGTGGCTCTCAA GACAACCCGGTTTGCCTCCTTCCCAGACTATCTGGTGATCCAGATCAAGAAATTCACTTTTGGCCTGGATTGGGTACCCAAAAAGCTCG ATGTCTCTATCGAAATGCCAGAGGAGCTGGACATCTCTGCGCTGCGGGGGACAGGGCTGCAAGCTGGTGAGGAGGAGATGCCAGACATCGCACCTCCACTGGTGACGCCAGACGAGCCCAAAG CCCCCATGTTGGATGAGTCAGTGATTatccagctggtggagatggGCTTTCCCATGGATGCCTGCCGCAAAGCTGTGTACTACACAGGGAACAGCGGGGCTGAGGCTGCCATGAACTGGATCATGTCGCACATGGATGATCCAG ATTTTGCCAACCCTCTGGTTCTTTCTGGATCTAGTGGACCAAGTTCCACCATCATCTGTCCAGACCCCCCTTCAGAAGATAGCGTGGCCACCATTGTCTCCATGGGCTTCTCCCGAGATCAGGCTATGAAAGCCCTAAGAGCCACG AGTAACAGTCTGGAGCGGGCTGTGGACTGGATCTTCAGTCACATTGATGACCTGGATGCAGAGGCTGCCATGGACATCTCAGAGGGGCGCTCAGCAGCTGAGTCCATCTCTGAATCTGTCCCTGTGGGTCCCAAAGTGCGCGATGGACCTGGAA AGTATCAGCTTTTTGCCTTCATCAGCCACATGGGCACTTCCACCATGTGTGGCCATTATGTCTGCCACATCAAAAAGGATGGCAG GTGGGTGATTTACAATGACCAGAAAGTCTGCGCCTCTGAGAAGCCACCCAAGGATCTCGGTTACATCTACTTCTATCAGCGGATTCCC
- the USP5 gene encoding ubiquitin carboxyl-terminal hydrolase 5 isoform X3, which yields MAELSEALLSVLPVIRVPKAGDRVHKEECAFSFDTPKEEDSSSSAGDPPRKKPTRLAIGIEGGFDIPEEKFEYDEDIKIVIFPEHLEIPRDGLEGLPDMVQDRIASAVEAILTADSASRKQEVQAWDGEVRRVSKHAFSLHQLQNSVRIPPCGWKCNKCDMRENLWLNMTDGSILCGRRYFDGSGGNNHAVEHYRETGYPLAVKLGTITPDGADVYSYDEDDMVLDPSLAEHLAHFGIDMLKMQKTDKTMTELEIDMNQRIGEWELIQESGVQLKPLYGPGYTGIRNLGNSCYLNSVVQVLFSIPDFQRKYVDKLEKIFQSAPSDPTQDFSTQVAKLGHGLLSGEYSKPGSGDGEQQLDQNQKGMQDGIAPRMFKSLIGKGHPEFSTNRQQDAQEFFLHFINMVERNCRSSENPNEVFRFLVEEKLKCLATEKVKYTQRVDYIMQLPVPMDAALNKDELLEYEERKHQAEEEKQPLPELVRAKVPFNSCLEAYGAPEQVDDFWSTALQAKSVALKTTRFASFPDYLVIQIKKFTFGLDWVPKKLDVSIEMPEELDISALRGTGLQAGEEEMPDIAPPLVTPDEPKGSLGFYGNEDDDSFCSPHFSSPTSPMLDESVIIQLVEMGFPMDACRKAVYYTGNSGAEAAMNWIMSHMDDPDFANPLVLSGSSGPSSTIICPDPPSEDSVATIVSMGFSRDQAMKALRATSNSLERAVDWIFSHIDDLDAEAAMDISEGRSAAESISESVPVGPKVRDGPGKYQLFAFISHMGTSTMCGHYVCHIKKDGRWVIYNDQKVCASEKPPKDLGYIYFYQRIPS from the exons ATGGCGGAGCTGAGTGAGGCGTTGCTGTCGGTGCTGCCGGTCATCCGCGTGCCCAAGGCTGGGGACCGGGTCCATAAGGAGGAATGCGCCTTTTCCTTCGATACACCG AAGGAGGAAGACAGTAGCTCCAGTGCTGGAGATCCCCCCAGGAAGAAACCCACCCGCTTAGCTATTG GCATAGAAGGTGGGTTTGACATCCCAGAGGAGAAGTTTGAATATGATGAAGACATAAAAATAGTTATTTTCCCAGAGCACCTGGAGATCCCACGGGATGGGCTGGAGGGGCTGCCAGACATGGTCCAAGACAGG ATTGCCAGTGCGGTTGAGGCTATCCTGACAGCAGATTCAGCCTCGCGGAAGCAGGAGGTGCAGGCATGGGACGGAGAAGTTCGGCGTGTTTCCAAACATGCTTTCTCCCTGCACCAGCTACAGAACAGTGTCCGCATCCCTCCGTG TGGCTGGAAATGCAACAAGTGCGACATGCGTGAGAACCTGTGGCTCAACATGACTGATGGATCCATCCTGTGTGGCCGGCGCTACTTTGATGGCAGTGGCGGCAACAACCACGCAGTTGAGCATTATCGGGAGACTGGCTACCCGTTGGCTGTGAAACTGGGAACCATCACCCCCGATGGGGCTG ATGTTTACTCCTATGATGAGGATGATATGGTGTTGGATCCTAGCCTGGCTGAACATCTGGCTCACTTTGGGATTGACATGCTCAAGATGCAGAAG ACAGACAAGACAATGACTGAGCTGGAGATTGACATGAATCAGCGCATTGGGGAGTGGGAGCTGATCCAGGAGTCTGGGGTGCAGCTCAAACCCCTTTATGGCCCTGGTTACACTGGCATCCGAAACCTGGGCAATAGTTGCTACCTCAATTCTGTGGTGCAGGTGCTGTTCAGCATCCCTGACTTCCAGAGAAA GTATGTGGACAAGCTGGAGAAGATATTCCAAAGTGCTCCCTCAGACCCCACGCAGGACTTCAGCACACAAGT AGCCAAGTTGGGCCATGGGCTACTCTCTGGGGAGTATTCGAAGCCAGGCTCTGGAGATGGGGAACAGCAACTGGACCAGAACCAGAAG GGCATGCAGGATGGCATTGCTCCACGCATGTTTAAATCTCTCATTGGCAAAGGGCACCCAGAATTCTCCACCAATAGGCAGCAAGATGCCCAGGAGTTCTTCCTGCATTTCATCAACATGGTGGAG AGGAACTGCCGCAGCTCAGAGAATCCCAATGAGGTCTTCCGTTTCCTGGTGGAGGAGAAGCTCAAGTGCCTGGCCACAGAGAAGGTGAAATACACCCAGCGTGTGGACTATATTATGCAGCTGCCCGTGCCCATGGATGCTGCACTCAACAAAG ATGAGCTGCTGGAATATGAGGAGAGGAAGCACCAGGCAGAAGAGGAAAAGCAGCCACTGCCTGAACTGGTCCGAGCCAAGGTGCCTTTCAACTCCTGTCTAGAGGCCTATGGGGCTCCAGAGCAGGTGGATGACTTCTGGAGCACAGCCTTGCAGGCCAAGTCTGTGGCTCTCAA GACAACCCGGTTTGCCTCCTTCCCAGACTATCTGGTGATCCAGATCAAGAAATTCACTTTTGGCCTGGATTGGGTACCCAAAAAGCTCG ATGTCTCTATCGAAATGCCAGAGGAGCTGGACATCTCTGCGCTGCGGGGGACAGGGCTGCAAGCTGGTGAGGAGGAGATGCCAGACATCGCACCTCCACTGGTGACGCCAGACGAGCCCAAAGGTAGCCTGGGGTTCTATGGCAACGAGGACGACGACTCCTTCTGCTCCCCTCACTTCTCCTCTCCAACAT CCCCCATGTTGGATGAGTCAGTGATTatccagctggtggagatggGCTTTCCCATGGATGCCTGCCGCAAAGCTGTGTACTACACAGGGAACAGCGGGGCTGAGGCTGCCATGAACTGGATCATGTCGCACATGGATGATCCAG ATTTTGCCAACCCTCTGGTTCTTTCTGGATCTAGTGGACCAAGTTCCACCATCATCTGTCCAGACCCCCCTTCAGAAGATAGCGTGGCCACCATTGTCTCCATGGGCTTCTCCCGAGATCAGGCTATGAAAGCCCTAAGAGCCACG AGTAACAGTCTGGAGCGGGCTGTGGACTGGATCTTCAGTCACATTGATGACCTGGATGCAGAGGCTGCCATGGACATCTCAGAGGGGCGCTCAGCAGCTGAGTCCATCTCTGAATCTGTCCCTGTGGGTCCCAAAGTGCGCGATGGACCTGGAA AGTATCAGCTTTTTGCCTTCATCAGCCACATGGGCACTTCCACCATGTGTGGCCATTATGTCTGCCACATCAAAAAGGATGGCAG GTGGGTGATTTACAATGACCAGAAAGTCTGCGCCTCTGAGAAGCCACCCAAGGATCTCGGTTACATCTACTTCTATCAGCGGATTCCC